The following nucleotide sequence is from Gordonia jinghuaiqii.
CGCGCGGAGCCCTCGTCGGCAGCGGCCTGTGCACCGAGCTCGAGATCAACTGGGTCTGGCTGCCGCCGTGGGGGCCGGACAAGATCACCGACGACGGCCGCGAGCAGTTGCGCGCACTCGGTTTCACCGTCTAGACGTCTAGAGCGGGGTCCCGGCGGTATCGCCGGCCCACGACGGCTTGGCCATGGCGCCCCGCGCGACGACTGTGCGGGTACGCATGTCGACGGCCTTGATCACCCGGGTCATCGCGCCCATCGTGCCGGTCAGGTCGCCGCGGTCGCTCAGGTAGGCGCGCTGGGCGGGGATCGGCATAGCGAAGAAGGCTTCGAAGAACGCGACGGTCTGCGACGGGCTCAGCCGCAGCAGTGCACTGAGCCCGCGCAACCGCAGGTTGTGTACGGCGCGTGTGGCGGTCGGCCACAGCGCCCGAGTCGGGTCCTGTCCCGCCGCGAGGGCGGCGACCACCGCGTCGGTGCACATCAGCGACGTCGCGACGCTGTAGCCGGTCGTCGGATTCTTGAAACCGCCTGCGGCACCGAAGCAGAACGGGCGATCGCGCCACGGTTGCGGCGACGACCCGGTGAGCGGGAACGCGACGTGTTCGACGCGGCGGATATCGGTCGGCATGCCTCCGAGCCGGTTCTCGAGTCGTCGCTGCAGCTCGTCGAGTCCCAGCGCGGGATACCCGGCCAGGCAGGTCTCCTCCAGCAGGTACTCGCCACCGCCGAGCGGCACCACGTACAGGAACGACGGCAACGCCCGGCGATCCTCGGCCCCACCGCGCCAATCCATCAGCAGCGCTTGGTGCCCCTCGAGAACCGGTGCGGCGGCGGCCTCGTCGACGACGACCCCATACGCGGTCTGTCTGGGAGCGTCGTGGGGGAGCGCGCCCCGGCAGTCGACGACGGCATCGGCGGTCAGGACCGTGCCGTCGTCGAGATGCACTCTCGCGCCGTCGATCTCGGAGACGCGAGACGCAACGACGTGCGCCCCGTCGACGCTCAGCGAGCGCTGCAGACCGGGGGTGTCGAACACGGTGTACCCGCGGGCCACCTCCTCCAGACCGCGACCGGCGACGCCGATGCGATCCATCCGTGCCGCGAAGGCCGCGGAATCGATCCAGTCGGGGAGTTCGT
It contains:
- a CDS encoding lycopene cyclase family protein codes for the protein MSSGVIVAGAGPAGRALVHRLVRAGVPVTLVDPNPERVWRSTFACWSDELPDWIDSAAFAARMDRIGVAGRGLEEVARGYTVFDTPGLQRSLSVDGAHVVASRVSEIDGARVHLDDGTVLTADAVVDCRGALPHDAPRQTAYGVVVDEAAAAPVLEGHQALLMDWRGGAEDRRALPSFLYVVPLGGGEYLLEETCLAGYPALGLDELQRRLENRLGGMPTDIRRVEHVAFPLTGSSPQPWRDRPFCFGAAGGFKNPTTGYSVATSLMCTDAVVAALAAGQDPTRALWPTATRAVHNLRLRGLSALLRLSPSQTVAFFEAFFAMPIPAQRAYLSDRGDLTGTMGAMTRVIKAVDMRTRTVVARGAMAKPSWAGDTAGTPL